In Hypanus sabinus isolate sHypSab1 chromosome 10, sHypSab1.hap1, whole genome shotgun sequence, the genomic stretch TAAAGTTCTATCatctttccccaattcaacttcaatggatttctcagatttgatttttaccttaaatccttgtcaaaagggattagtggcttttatttataatatgattatgaagatacaaccagaaatatcaggtagaattaaacaagaatgggaaaaagaacttcaatataatatatcaacagaaaaatgggaaaaaaaattacaaatggttaattcttcttctatatgtgctaaacatgctttaatacaatttaaaattgtacatagagctcatatgtctaaagataagcttgctcgattctactcgcatattaaccctcaatgtgacagatgtcattcagatgtggcttcattgacccacatgttttggtcatgtcccactttacataactattggaaggacatatttgctaccatttcctcaatttggaatatcgatttacaacctcattttattactgcaatttttggtataccaaatgaggatggtaatcagttttccccttcaattagacgaatgattgcctttgtaacattaatggccataaggtctatattacaaaattggaaagaagtaaatcctcctaccacgttccagtggttctctcaaactatttcttttctgagcttggaaaaaattagaagcactatttttgactcatcaattaaatttgaagaaacttggggaccgttcattcgacattttcatatgaattaatttggcctcttccagaccttctctctgcttattcttgttcaggtatggagttccagagtttttgacactattatatacatataaactgttattattgcccatgttagtttagtttagtgtttttttttcccaatatatattttttcttgtatttttaaattttttttcttttgatgattatttttatttttttcatatataattattataggcttgattgattaatgtacttttttttgttgatattttaagaggatattgttatcttattattaatgtaatttcaagtctattgcacttataacctattcattattatgttatgttttttttatatatatatgaaactcaataaaaagattgaaaaagaaagaatgatTTTACAATAAAGACTCATTTGAGCTTTTACCCCGGTAGAAAACCATAAACCTCAATAGTCACAATATATAACCAATAATTTTTAAGAATCAACTTACACATTACAAAGAAACATGAAAATCTTAGCTGTGCATACAGAAATCATTCCTGTTGCTCACAGTTTAGTGTGAAGCAATAACTTAAATAAGTTCTTAAACATGTATTTACAAATTCTTTCAATTATGACAATATGATGCCAACAAAGTCCTGAGATGGATAAGATGATCAGAAGAAAATACTAAAGATATTGCTTGTTATTATTCATCTGTTGAATTTGCTCATGTTAAGAGGAAGCAAACTCATTAACGCATATTTGTTTGATTTTGGAATTGAAAAGGTGTAATTgactgtggcaaagtttgtgttCTTCTCTATGGACATTTTAAGAGAACTACATTTGATAACCTGACCACTGCCtgagaaatgggaaaaaaatctaTTCTTTTGGACATCAGCCAACAGCTAAAGGCTGGCTTGCAGTGGATTGATGCTGGGATATCAAGCTAAAGCAGATTCACTGTTTCAAATGAGGAAACATATAGTGGAAATGCATGATGATCTTTGCACTGAAGTGGTCTTGGATGTGCACAACACATCATGAAATGAAAATGATAAATGCTTAAACCATCAAAGCACTGGCATAACAGCCATACAGAAACGGATTTTCAAACAATTAAGTTAGTTAAACTCATCAGTAAAGATCAAAGTTGGGagtcaaaagggatacagagtttGGGTTGAGATGGCCAATTCCAAAGCGGAGGCAAGATCTTACAATGGTCACCTGCTGAATGGAAGTATTTAAACGAACACTGAAAAATAATACTGTTATATCCGTTTTTACTAGTAAAACTTTATGTGCATATAATAAAACACACAAATCAGAAATTATGGATATGGGCATATGACCTACTGATCTCTATTAGATGACTTAAAATGATTCCAGGTATGAAGAAGCCAAATTATATAAAACTTACAAATTTGAGCTCTGTAGCGTCACAAATGCTTCCAACTGTAAAGAATATGCTAACACAGAGTTATGTTTAAACTTAGGGATGTGAGAGCCAAAGCATTAATTTAGATAGTAGTAATTTTGTATTGGTAGTATACAAGCTGAAAAGAAAAACCCTAATATTGCCAGGACTATTCAAGTACTTGCAGGGAGGACAAGAGCACTAACATGGGGAGATAGACAACTAGTATAAGATGTGCAACTCAAGTTTACTGAAGAGACACCAGAGCTTAATACTGTGGTTGTAGTAGTTTACTTCAAACACTTACCTGAGACAGCATGCCCATAAATTGCTTCTACAAAACCAGAGCTGTGACCTGGAAAGCGACTTTCAATCCATTCACTTACATCATCCACTGTCCACAAGGAAACTGGCTTATTAGTCATTTCTGCATTTTTCACCACTCGAATCTTACATTCTTCCAGTTCAAGCTGAGCCCCAGAATAATTAAGAGGCAAAATCTGATGGGCCAACAGAAAAGTTAGAAAATAACTTGGGATCTGACAGTGTCTTCAAGAATTAATTCCTGATTATAAAATCCAGAAGATTGAAAATTTCTCACAAATTTGTAATGTTCAAATGTATAGCATTAACATTTGTCTGAAAATAAATCAATACAGAAAGTgtaattttttaatgtatgtGTCAAAAGCATAATGGCAAAGTTTAAAAAGTCTTCAGAGTGATTGTAGGTATCACTCAGCATAGAACAAAACATATTTTTCAGAAAAACATACCTGTTTTGACCTGGTGACTAATTATAGATTGATGTAGGCAAAGGCCTTACAGTTTTTTTCTATAATTTTGGCAGGGGAAGGAGCTTAAAGCAAAATGTCTTCATAAAAAATAAACTAAGAAAATTAAAAGGAATGCAGAAAAATAATACTAAAAATTCTACCTCTCCTCTCAGAACAGTAGCAATAGTTAAACAGCATACTGGTATCCATATACACAATGCCTTCATACATAATCACACCCTACTAGAGTAATAGCCTTGTGTTTACTTCTTTCCTATCCAGGTGCCTGTTCAGCTGCCATAACATATCCGTCTCTTCCACTTCCCCTTGCAGCACATCTACATATAACCACCACCTTGCATGGAAAAAATGTCCATCAGATAGGGTTACGTTTCACCCCCGTACAATAAACCAGTGCCTCTAGGTTTTAGACTCCTGCACCTTTGGAAAAAGTTTTTGACTACCTTCCCTCTTAGATGTTTTTCAGTCCCATATTTGGTTGATGTCAGCAAACACTTGGAGCACAGTATTTTAAGTGACATACAAACAACTAACAATAAAAAAAGACAGAAGTAATTGCTGGAGAACAGCTCCACCCACAAGGGAACTCTCAAATACAAACCAGCCTTTAATTAGAATAAacaaaaatggaaaatgaaggATAAAAAGTCAGTTCATCTGAACAAAGACCAAAGGGGTTAATTATCAAAGAATTGTTATGAGAATTTaaaacaaaaggcaacaaatgAAGTTTGACCTTTAGGCAAAGGAAGGGGCAGAGAAGAATAAACATACTCACTGGTAAGGAATCGAAAAAGTCTCACATCCCAAGCAACAATAAATGTGACTTATCAGTTATAAATATATCAGAAGCCAGTTGTACCCCTACATGGATGTGTAGCTGTATTTTCCGTAAAAAAAAACTATGGCTATTAATAACTGGATAGTAAGGCCTTTATGCTGCTTACCCCCATACATCTGAATAAACTACTTGCATCTTGAAACTAAGTATTGATTCTCCTACTTAATGTGGTTTACTTAATGCAACAATGGAAAATACCCTTTGTACCACCACATCTGCTCCATTCATCAAGCACTTTTCCACACAAATCTAGACTCATATTCCCATCAAATGCCCTCCACATCCACAATCCTCTGAGcccccttcaccccccccccaacaattctcCTGACCTCCAGCAATAGGGGCAGGTAACAGCAGCTAATTAAACCTACAATCAGCACATCATTGGCATGTGAGACAGAACCGacaaagtcacagggagaatgagcAACCTCTGCACAGACGCCATTCAAGATCAGGATCAAATCACGGTCTCCAAAGCTAAAGGAAAACAGCGCTGAACAATATTGTGTCAAGCAAGGTGATTGGAGCATGCCATGCAGCATTTTACTCACAATTTTCTGGAACAGGATCTTGAATTCCATCTGATGCCGACTCACCTGTAATCGGTGTTCATAGATTTGCTGGGTTTTTCTCTGACACAACTTAGATGTGCTGTTCTGGGACATCTCCACAGTCCATTACTCAGTGGTATATATGTACTGTAGTTCTTAAATAAAGCTGCCAAATTCTTCTAGGAAGAGCAATAATATGTTCTGTAACCTATTTACAAAAGTAAACACGAGTCAGTTAAGGCCCAATACAATTTCCAGAACAAATTTGAAGTCATTAGACCAATCATGTTTAaaatcattattttaaatacagcTAAGATACTTAAAGGCTAGTATTAGTTACATAAATATCATATACAGAAAGGCACACCTAAGTTGATTGGACAAGAATTTTGACATTTTGGCATGTTTTTGCCTTTCTACTTTCCTAATTCACTTGTGGCTCATTCAAGTAATCTGATGATACTTTCAAGCAGATTACCAGATCCTAGGATtctaaacttttttaaaaaataagactGCCAATTTAATTGAACTTTTTAAATACACAAAGCAATAAATGGCCAACTCTACAGTTAGGAACAAACATTGCATGTTGATCCTAATTTGAAAGCACTTTGGATTAATTTGCCAAATGCATCTTCTTCAATTCCTCACTCATCCATCCCAAGTAacaatttttatttgcacataCAGTTAATTCAGAAAGAAGTCAGCATTTATTATATCCCTCGCATTAGTTAATGCAATTTTAAGGCTTCAATCGATTTCAGTTCAAATCAACAGAATTCCTTATAGTAAACAATGGCACATTTCCTTCTaaaacagggattcccaacccgaggtctatggaccccttgcttaatggtattggtccattgtACAAAAAAACGTTGGGACCCCCTGTAACAATGTAATTCTTCATTTTGTGTCCTAAGCACCCATTATTCTAATAACACTAAATTGGTTATGCCTCCTTACACTGTTAAGACACTGTCAATTTTAACAAGAAATAGTGTACCATTTATTCCCTTCGGCCATTTCAAATACAACATGCCTAATCTTCAATCTCTATTCTTTATTTCCTTCATAAGCACAGTTTAGATGTATCTGCATTGTTAGGATTTCTTTCTAACTAAAATGCACTTCCACAACTAGAGAGGCTTCCTTGCATGTAATTTTCAACACAATGCAAAATTATCTAAACATAATCAACAAGCTCTCTTACTGTGGCCTCTTTTGACTGACATTGACCATTTTTCTTTGCATTATCTTGTCAAATACAGACCCAATGCAGCTGGTTCTTTTTCTCTGGAGACGCAAGAGACGGCGCACGCTGGAATCCAAAACAACAAGaaatctgctggaagaatttGGGACTCCTGATTTAGGGATTTGATTGAAAACAACATTCCTTTCCTCCACAAGTTGCTGCTTGACCAGTCTGTTTGTTTCTATTTTTCCAACAACACTCCGCAGTCAGAGGGCCCTTAATCTTAATCACGATTGTGACATAGTTGTTAATTGACCAAGATTATGTATGTAGAAAACAAGCTAGTGCCTTCTCTCACTTTGTTATTCAGATGCATTCCTCGCTATCTATTTTCAATAACTCTACTTAACCAGTGCTTATCCATGCATTCTATTCCACTATTGGGTTGACCATCTTGCCTTTGAAACTTCCCACCAAAAGTGAAGTAGAAATGAAGACCATTCCAGATT encodes the following:
- the LOC132400595 gene encoding sterile alpha motif domain-containing protein 12-like isoform X1 gives rise to the protein MSQNSTSKLCQRKTQQIYEHRLQILPLNYSGAQLELEECKIRVVKNAEMTNKPVSLWTVDDVSEWIESRFPGHSSGFVEAIYGHAVSGRALLRLTEGKLEQMGIDEENHRHSLLEEILQLRIQDDVESLTSIFEVIEKNMTAYTG